From the Streptomyces sp. NBC_01216 genome, the window CAGCCCAACTCGACGTCATATTCGAGCCGTTCCGGGTCCGGAAGCGAGTGGCGCGGCGCCCGGCCCGCGCCGGTCCTCGCGCGGCAGCAGTACGGCCGTCACGGCGGCCACGACGGCGAAACCCGCCAGGTAGCTCCACAGCGGCAGCACCCCCACCAGCCGGGAGAGCTGGCCGCCCAGGCCCGCGCCCAGCGCGGCCCCGAGGTAGAACAGGCCCATCATCCGGCCGCGGTGGCCCTCCGGCGCGGTCTCCGCCGTGGTGCTCAGACCCACCGGCCCGAAGACCAGCTCGCCGCAGGCCACCCAGAGGAACGCGGTCAGCAGCCAGACCGGGGAGACCGGCCCGTCGTCGGCCGCCAGCCAGGCCCCGGTGGCGAGCACCGAGAAGCCGACCGCCGCGAATCCCAGGCCCACCGCGAACTTCCGCCCCCCGTCCGTACGCGCGCCCATCCGCAGCCACAGCCAGGCGAACCCCGGGGCGAGCAGCAGCAGGAACAGGGGGTGAGCCGACTGGAACCAGCTCGCCGGCACCAGGAAGCCGCCGATCCCGCGGTCGGTGTGTTCCCGGGCGAACAGGCTGAACACCGAACCGAGCTGCCCGAACATCGCCCAGAACAGCACCGACGGCACGAACACCCGCAGATAGCCGCGGACCCGTACCCGCTCGGCGGTCCCGAGCTCACCGCCCCGCAGCAGCCGCCGGAAGTACCAGACGGGAGCGATCAGCGAGCCCAGGCCGCACAGCGCGAGGACCGGGTGCAGCGCCGCCCCGCCGACCGCCAGCGCCCCGGCGGCGAGCAGGACCGCGAGGGCCAGTCCGGCCCAGGCCCCGCGCACCAGCCGGCGCATCGCCTCGGGCGGCAGCGGGCGGCTGGGGCCGGTCCGGGCGCCGCGCAGGCTCGGCGCGCCGTGCAGGTACTGCAGCACGCCGATGACCATGCCGACGGCCGCCGCCCCGAAGCCCAGGTGCCAGGCCACCCGCTCCCCGAGCGCACCGGTGACCAGCGGCCCGAGCAGGGCGCTCACCTGGACGCTCATGTAGAAGAGGGAGAACGCCGCCTGCCGTTGCGCGCTCGAGGCCCCCGGGTTCATCTGGTCGAAGATCACCGGAAGGTTCGGCTTCAGCATCCCGGTGCCGCAGGCCACCAGCATCAGCCCGCAGTAGAAGGAGGTCTGCGCGGGTACCGCCATGCAGGCGTGCCCGGCCGCGATCACCAGTGCGCCGCTCAGCATCGCCCGGTGCGTACCGAGCACTCGGTCGCCCAGCCAGCCACCGGGCATCGCCGCCAGGAAGGAGGCCGAGACGTACAGGCCGAAGAGGGCGCCCGCGGTGCCGTCCGACAGGCCGAGGCCGCCCTCCGACCGGGGCGCGGTCGCGTACAGGAAGAGCAGTGCCTGCATGCCGTAGAAGCTGAACCGCTCCCACATGTCGGTCAGGAACAGCGTGCTGAACCAGCGTTCGCGGAACATCGCCCGCAGCGGCCGCTCCGGACCGTCGGGCGGCCGCTCCGGGGCGTCGGCGGCGGTGCCGTGTGCGCTCATGGCCGTCCCCTCACAGCGCTATGCCGCCGTCGATCTGGACGACCTGCCCGGTGATGTAGTCGGCGGCGTCGGACAGCAGGAAGGCGACCAGTTCGGCCACGGACCCGGCGCTGCCGAAGCGGCCCATGGCCACCTTCCCCAGCGCCGCCTCCCGGGCCTTGGGCGACATCCCGTCGAGCATGTCCGTCTCGATGAACCCCGGCGCCACGGCGTTGACCCGCACCCCGTAGGGGGCGACCTCCTTGGCCAGCGCACGGGTGAGCCCGTTCAGACCGGCCTTGGCGGTGGCGTAGTTCGTCTGTCCCGGATTGCCGTACACCCCGATCACCGACGAGACGTTCACGATCGCGCCCGCCCTGCGGGTGATCAGCCCGCGCACCACCGCGCGGGTCGTGTGGAACGCGCCGTCCAGGCTGGTGCCGACCACCGTGTGCCAGTCCAGGGCCGACATCAGTGCCATCGGGCGGTCCTTCAGGACCCCGGCCGAGTTGACCACGGCGTACGGCGCGCCCAGCTTCTCCTCCACCTCCGTGACGAAGGCGGCGACCGCCTCCTGGTCGGTGACGTCGCAGACCACGTGGTGCACCGCCGCTCCCTCCTCGGCGACCAGACGGGCCGTCTCCAGGGCCGCCTCGTCCGCCGAGCGGGAGCAGAACCCGATGTCGTGGCCCGCCTGTGCGAGCCGGACCGCGACGGCCCGGCCGATGCCCCGCGAGCCGCCGGTCACCAGCGCAACGCGCCTTTCGGTCATCTTCACGTTCCCTTCGCGCAGCCGCGGCCGGGGCGGCTGCCGCGGCCGGCGGCGAGCATCGTCCAGTGGCCTCGAGGCAGACTCGAATGCCTCCCGCCACGCTGGCCGCATGGTGGAGAACCTCTTCGAACAGAACCTGTTGTGGGCCGTGCTGGCCGCGGTCTTCTGGGGCTTCGCGGCCCGCGGCGCCCGGACCCTGGCGACCCGGCGCACCACGCGCTCGCTCCGGCGCCGTGCGCGTCTCGGTCTCGTGCTGGTGTCCGTGTGCCTGCTGCTCCTCGCCCTGCGGGTGGGCCTCGCCGTCGCGCTGGGCGGTGCGGCCGAGTGGCGGGCCGCCGCCGACTTCCTCCTGTTCGCGGCCGTGCCGCTGACCCTCGCGGGCAGCGCCGTGGCGGCGTTGGCACTGCCCGCGTACCTGCGCGTCGTCCGCCTGGCGGTCCGGCCGGGACCCGCGCCGGCGGCCGCCGGGCGCGGGCCGCTCACGGACGCCGCGGGCGCGCGGCCGGTGCCGGTCGCGGCCGGCCGGGAGGCGGCGTCGGCCACGGCCGGGGCGTCCCCGCCCGCTGCCGGACCGTCGGTGCCGCCTGTGGCCGGCCGCGAACCCGGACCGGCCGCCGGCGGGCCGGCCGCGCCCGCCGCGTTGCGGCAGGCCGCCGCCGACCCCCGGCTGGTCGTGCCGGTACGGGCCTGCTTCGCCGTGACCGTCGTCACCGGCGCGCTCACCCTCCACCCGCCCGCCCCCTCGTGGACCGGCCCGTTCCTCCTCGAACTCGCCCTGCTCGCCGTGGTGGCGGGCGCGCTGCTCCTCTTCCAGCAGCGACGCCGCACCGACCTCGCCGCCCCCGGCTGGAAGCGGCCGTCCTGGCCACGCCGGGCGGTGCGCCCGACCGCGCTGCTCGGCGCGGTCGTCCTGCTGTGCACCGCGGGTGGCGCCGTGATGCAGCGGGAGAGCCGGCTGCCCGCCACCCTCGCCCACCACCAGCACCGCTACGACACCGGCGGCGGCCCGGACGCCGGCCGGGCCCCCGCCCGGGACCTCACCACCCTCGCCGGGCCGCGCGACGAACGCCCGGCCCAGCGGATCACGCTCACCGCCACGAGCCGCACCATGACCCTGACCTCCGGCGAGAAGGTGCACGCCCTCGCCTTCAACGGCTCGCTGCCCGGACCCGAACTACACCTGGTACGCGGCGAGCTGACCGAGGTCGTGCTGGTCAACGAGAACGTCGATGACGGTGTCACGCTGCACTGGCACGGCGTCGACGTCCCGAACGCCGAGGACGGCGTCGCGGGCGTCACCCAGGACGCCGTCAGACCCGGCGGGCGGCACGTCTACCGGATCCGTCCGACCCGCGCCGGCACCTTCTGGTACCACTCCCACCAGCAGTCCAGCACCGTCGTCGTCCGCGGCCTGTTCGGCGCGCTCGTCGTCGAGGAGCCCGGCGCCCGGCCCGCGGGTGTCGACCGCACGGTCGTCGCCCACGCCTGGCCCGTCGCCGACACCGACACCGACGGCGGGGAGCGGACGGCGGGCGGACCGCCCCGGGGCTCCGGTGGCGCGCTCAGCGGCCGGAACGGCCTCGGCGGCCTGCTGCGCACGGCGTTCGGCGACGACACGCGTCGCCGGACCGAGCGGGTCGCCGCGGGCACGCCGGTGCGGCTGCGCCTGGTCAACGCCGACAACTGTCCCCGAACCTACTCGCTGGCCGGTACCCCGTTCCGGGTCGCCGCGATCGACGGCAACGAGGTGAACCGCCCCACCGAACTCACCGGCCGCCAGGTGCGCGTCGCCGGCGGCGGCCGGATCGACCTCGCCTTCGTACAGCCCGCCGCACCGGTGCACCTGACCGTCGTCGGCGACGCCAACGCCTCCGCGGGCAGCCACGGCTTCGAGGGCTGCGGCGAGGACGGCGCCTACGGGGCCGGCCGCGTCGAGACCGCCTCACTGCTGCTTGTCCCGCCCGGGGTTCCCGCCACCGAAGCCCCGGCCGCGGACGGGCCGCTGTTCGACCCGCTGCACTACGGCACGCCCGCCGCGGCGCCGTTCGGCCCCGACACCCGCTACGACCGGGAGTTCCACCTCGTCCTCGGCAACAGCGTCGGCTTCTTCGACGGTCGCCCGATGATGCTGTGGACCATCAACAACGCGGTCTACCCGGACATCCCGGCCCTGCTGGTGGCCGAGGGCGACACGGTGCGCACCACCTTCGTCAACCGCAGCCTCGACGACCATCCGATGCACCTGCACGGGCATCGCATCCTGGTGCTCTCCCGCGACGGCGAGCGGGCCACCGGCAGCCCCTGGTG encodes:
- a CDS encoding peptide MFS transporter, which produces MSAHGTAADAPERPPDGPERPLRAMFRERWFSTLFLTDMWERFSFYGMQALLFLYATAPRSEGGLGLSDGTAGALFGLYVSASFLAAMPGGWLGDRVLGTHRAMLSGALVIAAGHACMAVPAQTSFYCGLMLVACGTGMLKPNLPVIFDQMNPGASSAQRQAAFSLFYMSVQVSALLGPLVTGALGERVAWHLGFGAAAVGMVIGVLQYLHGAPSLRGARTGPSRPLPPEAMRRLVRGAWAGLALAVLLAAGALAVGGAALHPVLALCGLGSLIAPVWYFRRLLRGGELGTAERVRVRGYLRVFVPSVLFWAMFGQLGSVFSLFAREHTDRGIGGFLVPASWFQSAHPLFLLLLAPGFAWLWLRMGARTDGGRKFAVGLGFAAVGFSVLATGAWLAADDGPVSPVWLLTAFLWVACGELVFGPVGLSTTAETAPEGHRGRMMGLFYLGAALGAGLGGQLSRLVGVLPLWSYLAGFAVVAAVTAVLLPREDRRGPGAAPLASGPGTARI
- the fabG gene encoding 3-oxoacyl-ACP reductase FabG is translated as MTERRVALVTGGSRGIGRAVAVRLAQAGHDIGFCSRSADEAALETARLVAEEGAAVHHVVCDVTDQEAVAAFVTEVEEKLGAPYAVVNSAGVLKDRPMALMSALDWHTVVGTSLDGAFHTTRAVVRGLITRRAGAIVNVSSVIGVYGNPGQTNYATAKAGLNGLTRALAKEVAPYGVRVNAVAPGFIETDMLDGMSPKAREAALGKVAMGRFGSAGSVAELVAFLLSDAADYITGQVVQIDGGIAL
- a CDS encoding multicopper oxidase family protein, with product MVENLFEQNLLWAVLAAVFWGFAARGARTLATRRTTRSLRRRARLGLVLVSVCLLLLALRVGLAVALGGAAEWRAAADFLLFAAVPLTLAGSAVAALALPAYLRVVRLAVRPGPAPAAAGRGPLTDAAGARPVPVAAGREAASATAGASPPAAGPSVPPVAGREPGPAAGGPAAPAALRQAAADPRLVVPVRACFAVTVVTGALTLHPPAPSWTGPFLLELALLAVVAGALLLFQQRRRTDLAAPGWKRPSWPRRAVRPTALLGAVVLLCTAGGAVMQRESRLPATLAHHQHRYDTGGGPDAGRAPARDLTTLAGPRDERPAQRITLTATSRTMTLTSGEKVHALAFNGSLPGPELHLVRGELTEVVLVNENVDDGVTLHWHGVDVPNAEDGVAGVTQDAVRPGGRHVYRIRPTRAGTFWYHSHQQSSTVVVRGLFGALVVEEPGARPAGVDRTVVAHAWPVADTDTDGGERTAGGPPRGSGGALSGRNGLGGLLRTAFGDDTRRRTERVAAGTPVRLRLVNADNCPRTYSLAGTPFRVAAIDGNEVNRPTELTGRQVRVAGGGRIDLAFVQPAAPVHLTVVGDANASAGSHGFEGCGEDGAYGAGRVETASLLLVPPGVPATEAPAADGPLFDPLHYGTPAAAPFGPDTRYDREFHLVLGNSVGFFDGRPMMLWTINNAVYPDIPALLVAEGDTVRTTFVNRSLDDHPMHLHGHRILVLSRDGERATGSPWWTDTLNVAPGERYEVAFRADNPGVWMDHCHNLDHARDGMVLHLAYDGVTSPYRAGRSTGNVPE